The Nitrospirae bacterium CG2_30_53_67 genome contains the following window.
GGTCCGCACGATCATCAAACCGGCTTAAAGCATCCAAAGCCGATTCCATAAGTTCCCTGGCTCTGTTTTTGGATTCCTGGATTCCATGGGCTGCCGGATAGGTCTTTTTCCCCTTTTTCATGTCGCTTCCGGCCTGTTTCCCCAATGTTTTTTCATCTCCCATAAGATCAAGGATATCATCCGTAATCTGGAAGGCAAGCCCGATCTTCTCACCATACTCCGTGAGATCCTGCATCTCCTGCTCACCGGCATTTCCTACGATCGCCCCGACCCGGACAGCCGTTCGGATCAAGGCCCCGGTCTTGTGGGTATGAATATATTCCAGGATGGGGAGATCCACGGTATCTTTTCCCTCGGAAAGAATATCCACGGTCTGACCGCCGACCATCCCCATGCACCCGGCCGCGGCTGCAATCTCCCGGACCATTTGCAGGCGTTTCCCGTCCTGAATCGGGGAAGATGCAGAGTCCGCAATCACATAGAAGGCATGGGTGAGGAGCGCGTCACCGGCCAGGACGGCCACGGCTTCTCCAAAGGCCTTGTGATTTGAGGCCATGCCCCGCCGCATGTCGTCGTTGTCCATGGCCGGAAGATCATCGTGGATCAAGGAGTAGGTATGGATCATCTCCAAGGCGCAGGCTGCGGGAAGCGCATGCTCCATAACGCCT
Protein-coding sequences here:
- a CDS encoding polyprenyl synthetase yields the protein MKIPFQHSAACRTAMDLKSYLKERRDLIDRTMNRLVPREQDYPEKLHSAMRYSLFSGGKRLRPVLTLAGCEAVGGVMEHALPAACALEMIHTYSLIHDDLPAMDNDDMRRGMASNHKAFGEAVAVLAGDALLTHAFYVIADSASSPIQDGKRLQMVREIAAAAGCMGMVGGQTVDILSEGKDTVDLPILEYIHTHKTGALIRTAVRVGAIVGNAGEQEMQDLTEYGEKIGLAFQITDDILDLMGDEKTLGKQAGSDMKKGKKTYPAAHGIQESKNRARELMESALDALSRFDDRAD